In Paenibacillus protaetiae, the genomic stretch AGCCCGAACCCGTTCGTAAAGTTCTTGCGGGACGCCTTGCTCGGAAATCCGGGTCACTGCTTCCGTAAGCTCGAGTACCGCTCGTTCTTTGTCGGAATAGAAAGGCGCTTCGCGCCAGGCATTCAACAAATAAATCCGCTGTTCCGTCTCGCCCATTTCACGCGCTGCTTGCGTGTGCATATTGATGCAAAACGCACATCCGTTAATTTGTGAGGCTCTGATCTTAATGAGTTCATTGAGCTTTGCGTCCAATCCGCTCGTCTGGATAAAACCTTCCAGCTTCAGCATCGTTTGCAGAGCGCCAGGACTTGCCTCAACATAATTGAATCTTGTTTCCATCGTAATCTCCTCCGTAAATAGATAATTTGCCTTGCGAATATAATTGTAGACAATGTTTATCGACGATTTGTGTTGTCTACAATATAAACCTTTCATTCGAGGTTGTCAACCGACAATCCAGCGCAATTTTGCTTGATAAATCCTCCAATCCCCTCGTTTGACAAGGATTATAAATCCACCTAAGATGTTTAATATCAGCCTCTACGGCTAGAAAGCAGGTGTTTGCATGCAGTATAGTATCGGTGTTGAATATGCACTGCATTGCTTAGTATATTTGATCGATATTCCGCCCGATGCTGCCATCGGTATCAAAGAGCTTTCCACCTTTCAAGGCATTTCGGAAACCTATCTGTCGAAGGTTTTTGGCAAATTGACAAAAGCCGGTATCGTCAGTTCTGTCCCAGGAGTTAAAGGCGGTTATAAACTGGCCAAGCCTCCTGCGGATATTTCCTTCTGGGATGTCGTGGAAGCCGTTGAAGGTGTGGCTCCTATCTTCCAATGTAAAAATATTAAAAATAACAGCTGTCTCTGCCAGGACGAACAGTTCGCGGCAACCACCCGAGCTACACCATGCGTCATCAACCTGGCAATGCTTGAGGCGGAGGAAAGCATGCGTAATACGTTGCGCAGCAAGTCCTTGAATTGGTTGAACGAAGAGCTCAATCGCGTATTACCACCCAAAGCGCGCCAAGAAACACGCGAATTTTTCGCCGGCGGCAATTAAAGACGGTTTTAGACCATAATCTCTGAACTCCTCAGCCAACTGCAGCCTAAGCCTATGTATCTGGTGGGATCGCTTTATGATCCAAAAGCAACTTAAACAGCCTTAGCTCGATATTTCATGAGAGCTAAGGCTGTTTAAGTTGCTCTTCTTCAGTTACATTCTTAAGCTATTTCGTAAATATTGCTGCTATCAACTATAAAGAAAATAACCGTCTTGTGGAAACGGTTAATTGTGCTTGTTATTTGTAGTTAGCTTATATACCCCTGCTTCGCCAAGGAAATCTTCTCTTGTCAAACCCTTTTCTCCCAGCAAAATACGATAATTCGTTATCGTACCGTCATGTGAGATAATAAACACTTTTTTATATTTATCGCCTATCCAATCCAATAACTTTTTAGCGTACTCTTCAAACAGACTCTGCTCAATCCTGTTAATTCCTTCACTCCAACAATCCAACTCCAGTTCGAGCGTTTCTAAGTTCTTATAAAAATTTGCAAGCTCAGTCTTTGAATAGATATTGTCACATAGCAAACCGGGGAGTTCGGGATTTTGAGGGAACATTCTCGGACCGACAAGCGGCGTAACGATAAAGTTCAAATCATCCTTCAACATGATTGCGGTCTCAATTGTCCGCTTCGTTGGACTAACCAGCACCAAGTCGTCTGAAGACAGTTGGTCTCGCAAACGAGTAACCTGAATTTTCCCGTATTCCGTCAGTCCAGGGTGTATGGTATTTAAGCGATTTGGATAATCGTTGAGAAGTTCTCCATGACCGTGCCGAATAAAAATGATTTCCATCGCAATAACTCCTTAAAATCAAGATAAAAACAAAATTCCACAGAAATATTACATTATCCTCCATTTATCTTATCAACATGCAGTTGGCTATATACTTCCTAGCTAAGCCGCGGAAGCTGCCCATCCGCTTTAGAATTTTGAACCCTGTACAAAAGAACGGAATAAAGAGGAGCAAAGGTTTGCACCTGCATAAAGCCGGCCTATCCAACAGCAGGCTGACGGCAATCGAGGAAGAAACGAATTCAGAGGAGATGGATAAAAATAAAAAACAGATTGGCAAAGTTACTTTCAAGTAACTTTGCCAATCTGTTTTTTTGATGCCGGTGAGAGGACTCGAACCTCCACGGTTTCCCTCACGATTTTGAGTCGCGCGCGTCTGCCATTCCGCCACACCGGCTTATGAAACATGGCGTGCCCTAAGAGATTCGAACTCCTGACCTTTTGATTCGTAGTCAAACGCTCTATCCAGCTGAGCTAAGGGCACATATAAAGATTGTAATGGAGGCGCCACCCAGATTCGAACTGGGGGTAAAGCTTTTGCAGAGCTTTGCCTTACCGCTTGGCTATGGCGCCAGATTAAGATGGAGCGGACGACGAGATTCGAACTCGCGACCCTCGCCTTGGCAAGGCGATGCTCTACCACTGAGCCACGTCCGCAAATGGCTGGGGATCAAGGATTCGAACCTTGGAGTGACGGAGTCAAAGTCCGTTGCCTTACCGCTTGGCTAATCCCCAACGTCGTTGAATGGTTTTAGAGTATTAATGGGGCGATCGATGGGACTTGAACCCACGAATGCCGGAGCCACAATCCGGTGCGTTAACCCCTTCGCCACGACCGCCATGTTACTCAAAGCTATTCAATATTTTCTGGCAGGGGCAGCAGGAATTGAACCCACACCAACGGTTTTGGAGACCGTTGTTCTACCTTTAAACTATGCCCCTATATAACTGGTGGAGGATGATGGATTCGAACCACCGAACTCAGAGAGAGCAGATTTACAGTCTGCCGTGTTTAGCCACTTCACTAATCCTCCACGTGGTGCCGTCGAGAGGACTTGAACCCCCAACCTACTGATTACAAGTCAGTTGCTCTACCAATTGAGCTACAACGGCATATTTATTTATAAAAGTGGCTCGGGACGGAATCGAACCGCCGACACGAGGATTTTCAGTCCTCTGCTCTACCGACTGAGCTACCGAGCCTTATGTGTTATAATGGCGGAGCTGACGGGATTCGAACCCGCGGTCTCCTGCGTGACAGGCAGGCATGTTAGGCCTCTACACCACAGCTCCACATCATATTCTCGGATCATTCCGAAGGTAAAGTTTGGTTGCGGGGGCAGGATTTGAACCTGCGGCCTTCGGGTTATGAGCCCGACGAGCTACCGGGCTGCTCCACCCCGCGTCAGTTAAATGGTGGAGGGTGAGGGGATCGAACCCCCGACCCTCTGCTTGTAAGGCAGATGCTCTCCCAGCTGAGCTAACCCTCCACGTCATAGGCGACTTTCATAATATATCATATATCTGGTCGCTTTGCAACACTTTTTTTAAAAAACCTTTGGTGACCCGTAGGGGATTCGAACCCCTGTTACCTCCGTGAAAGGGAGGTGTCTTAACCCCTTGACCAACGGGCCTTATGGCAGAGAGGAAGGGATTCGAACCCTCGAGACCCGGTTAGAGCCTACACGATTTCCAATCGTGCTCCTTCGACCACTCGGACACCTCTCTATATGGCTCCCCGAACAGGACTCGAACCTGTGACAACTCGATTAACAGTCGAGTGCTCTACCAACTGAGCTATCAGGGAACATTTCAAACCAAGGTTTTGCGCCTTGAAAACTGGATGCGAAAGGTGATGCAATGAATCTTTAGCTTGATTTAGGATAAGCCCTCGACCGATTAGTATTCGTCAGCTGCACGCATTGCTGCGCTTCCACCCCGAACCTATCCACCTCGTCGTCTACAAGGGGTCTTACATACTGGGAAATCTCATCTTGAGGGGGCTTCACGCTTAGATGCTTTCAGCGCTTATCCCGTCCGTACATAGCTACCCAGCGGTGCTCCTGGCGGAACAACTGGTACACCAGCGGTACGTCCATCCCGGTCCTCTCGTACTAAGGACAGCTCCTCTCAAATTTCCTACGCCCACGACAGATAGGGACCGAACTGTCTCACGACGTTCTGAACCCAGCTCGCGTACCGCTTTAATGGGCGAACAGCCCAACCCTTGGGACCTACTTCAGCCCCAGGATGCGATGAGCCGACATCGAGGTGCCAAACCTCCCCGTCGATGTGGACTCTTGGGGGAGATAAGCCTGTTATCCCCAGGGTAGCTTTTATCCGTTGAGCGATGGCCCTTCCATGCGGTACCACCGGATCACTAAGCCCGACTTTCGTCCCTGCTCGACTTGTTGGTCTCGCAGTCAAGCTCCCTTATGCCTTTGCACTCTCCGAATGATTTCCAACCATTCTGAGGGAACCTTTGGGCGCCTCCGTTACTTTTTAGGAGGCGACCGCCCCAGTCAAACTGCCCGCCTGACACGGTCCCCCTACCGGATTCACGGTAGCGGGTTAGAACTCCGATACGATCAGGGTGGTATCCCAACGTCGCCTCCACACAAGCTGGCGCTCATGCTTCCCAGGCTCCCACCTATCCTGTACAGATCGTACCAAAGTCCAATATCAAGCTGCAGTAAAGCTCCATGGGGTCTTTCCGTCTTGTCGCGGGTAACCTGCATCTTCACAGGTATTAAAATTTCACCGGATCTCTCGTTGAGACAGCGCCCAAGTCGTTACGCCATTCGTGCGGGTCAGAATTTACCTGACAAGGAATTTCGCTACCTTAGGACCGTTATAGTTACGGCCGCCGTTTACTGGGGCTTCGGTTCACAGCTTCGGGTTACCCCTAACCGCTCCCCTTAACCTTCCAGCACCGGGCAGGCGTCAGCCCGTATACTTCGCCTTGCGGCTTCGCACAGACCTGTGTTTTTGCTAAACAGTCGCTTGGGCCTTTTCACTGCGGCCCCTCGGGCTATTCACCCTACCGAGGCACCCCTTCTCCCGAAGTTACGGGGTCATTTTGCCGAGTTCCTTAACGAGAGTTACTCCGCGCGCCTTAGCATGCTCTGCTCGCCTACCTGTGTCGGTTTGCGGTACGGGCACCTTCACCTGGCTAGAGGCTTTTCTCGGCAGCCGGAGATCATGACCTTCGGTACTCTAAATTTCCCTCCCCATCACAGCCTAGCCTTTCGATGTGCGGATTTGCCTACACATCAGCCTCACTGCTTGGACGGACTATTCCATCAGTCCGCGTCACTACCCTTCTGCGTCACCCCATTGCTCATAACGGTTTACGGTGGTACAGGAATTTCAACCTGTTGTCCTTCCACTACGCCTTTCGGCCTCGCGTTAGGTCCCGACTTACCCTGAGCGGACGAGCCTTCCTCAGGAAACCTTAGGCTTTCGGCGGACAAGATTCTCACTTGTCTTTTCGTTACTCATACCGGCATTCTCACTTGTATACTGTCCACCAGTCCTTACGGTCTGACTTCAACCTATATACAACGCTCCCCTACCCCTAACACTTCTTAAAAGTGTAAGCCATAGCTTCGGTGGTGTGTTTAGCCCCGTTACATTTTCGGCGCAGAGTCACTCGACCAGTGAGCTATTACGCACTCTTTAAATGATGGCTGCTTCTAAGCCAACATCCTGGTTGTCTTTGCAACTCCACATCCTTTCCCACTTAACACACACTTGGGGACCTTAGCTGATGATCTGGGCTGTTTCCCTTTTGACAATGGATCTTAGCACTCACTGTCTGACTCCCGGTAAACATATCTATGGCATTCGGAGTTTGACTAGACTTGGTAACCCTTGGCGGGCCCCGCATCCAATCAGTGCTCTACCTCCATGATACTCTATACCGAGGCTAGCCCTAAAGCTATTTCGGGGAGAACCAGCTATCTCCGAGTTCGATTGGAATTTCTCCGCTACCCCACCTCATCCCCGAATTTTTCAACATTCGTGGGTTCGGGCCTCCAGTGCGTGTTACCGCACCTTCACCCTGGACAGGGGTAGATCACACGGTTTCGGGTCTACGACCACATACTCATTCGCCCTATTCAGACTCGCTTTCGCTGCGGCTCCACCTCTTCGGCTTAACCTTGCATGGGATCGTAACTCGCCGGTTCATTCTACAAAAGGCACGCCATCACCCCTTAAACGGGCTCTGACTTCTTGTAAGCGCACGGTTTCAGGTTCTTTTTCACTCCGCTCCCGCGGTGCTTTTCACCTTTCCCTCACGGTACTGCTTCACTATCGGTCACTAGGGAGTATTTAGCCTTGGCAGATGGTCCTGCCGGATTCCCACGGGGTTCCTCGTGTCCCGCGGTACTCAGGATCCGTCTCGGAGGGTGCTGACTTTCGGTTACAGGGCTTTTACCTCATCTTGCGGGCCTTTCCAGACCTCTTCGCCTACCCAACACCTTTGTAACTCCATGTGAGACGTCCTACAACCCCAAGAAGCAAGCTCCTTGGTTTGGGCTGTTCCGCTTTCGCTCGCCGCTACTGACGGAATCACTTTTGTTTTCTCTTCCTCAGGGTACTTAGATGTTTCAGTTCCCCTGGTTTGCCTCCCTCTGACCTATGTATTCAGTCAGCGGTGACTGCCCATTACGACAGCCGGGTTTCCCCATTCGGACACCCCCGGATCAAAGCTTGCTTACAGCTCCCCGAGGCAGTTTCGTTGTTCGCCACGTCCTTCTTCGGCTCCTAGTGCCTAGGCATCCTCCGTGCGCTCTTATTAGCTTAACCTTGCATTTTTCCGAAGGAAAAGTGCATTGTTTGCGTTTTTCGTTCGAAAAGACGCTTCCGAAGAAGTTCTTCATCTATGAAAGACGCGATTTATTACAGCTAAAGGATGTTTTGCATTTCTTTCGCTATCCAGTTTTCAAGGTGCAATAATTGGTGGAGCCAAGGAGGATCGAACTCCTGACCTCCTGCTTGCAAGGCAGGCGCTCTCCCAGCTGAGCTATGGCCCCATATAAAGTTTGAATGGTGGGCCTTAGTGGACTCGAACCACCGACCTCACCCTTATCAGGGGTGCGCTCTAACCAGCTGAGCTAAAGGCCCTTGTTTGATATTCGCTTGGAACTACCATTAGAAAGGCAACCGGGTCAAACCCGAATTGTTCTTTCAAAACTGACAACGAGCGAGCGACTAACCTGCCTGAGATGGAAGCATTGCTTCCTTTACGTTTCCTACAGAAACGTTGTAATCCTTAGAAAGGAGGTGATCCAGCCGCACCTTCCGATACGGCTACCTTGTTACGACTTCACCCCAATCATCTACCCCACCTTCGACGGCTGGCTCCTTGCGGTTACCCCACCGGCTTCGGGTGTTGTAAACTCTCGTGGTGTGACGGGCGGTGTGTACAAGACCCGGGAACGTATTCACCGCGGCATGCTGATCCGCGATTACTAGCAATTCCGACTTCATGCAGGCGAGTTGCAGCCTGCAATCCGAACTGAGACCAGCTTTGCTAGGATTGGCTCCAGATCGCTCCTTCGCTTCCCGTTGTACTGGCCATTGTAGTACGTGTGTAGCCCAGGTCATAAGGGGCATGATGATTTGACGTCATCCCCACCTTCCTCCGGTTTGTCACCGGCAGTCATCCTAGAGTGCCCACCCGAAGTGCTGGCAACTAAGATCAAGGGTTGCGCTCGTTGCGGGACTTAACCCAACATCTCACGACACGAGCTGACGACAACCATGCACCACCTGTCTCCAATGCTCCGAAGAGGGACACTATCTCTAGTGCTTTCATCGGGATGTCAAGACCTGGTAAGGTTCTTCGCGTTGCTTCGAATTAAACCACATACTCCACTGCTTGTGCGGGTCCCCGTCAATTCCTTTGAGTTTCAGTCTTGCGACCGTACTCCCCAGGCGGAATGCTTAATGTGTTAACTTCGGCACCAAGGGTATCGAAACCCCTAACACCTAGCATTCATCGTTTACGGCGTGGACTACCAGGGTATCTAATCCTGTTTGCTCCCCACGCTTTCGCGCCTCAGCGTCAGTTACAGCCCAGAAAGTCGCCTTCGCCACTGGTGTTCCTCCACATCTCTACGCATTTCACCGCTACACGTGGAATTCCACTTTCCTCTTCTGCACTCAAGTCTACCAGTTTCCAGTGCGAACCAGGGTTGAGCCCCAGCCTTAAACACCAGACTTAATAAACCGCCTGCGCGCGCTTTACGCCCAATAATTCCGGACAACGCTTGCCCCCTACGTATTACCGCGGCTGCTGGCACGTAGTTAGCCGGGGCTTTCTTCTCAGGTACCGTCACCTCAGGAGCAGTTACTCTCCTAAGCGTTCTTCCCTGGCAACAGAGCTTTACGATCCGAAAACCTTCATCACTCACGCGGCGTTGCTCCGTCAGGCTTTCGCCCATTGCGGAAGATTCCCTACTGCTGCCTCCCGTAGGAGTCTGGGCCGTGTCTCAGTCCCAGTGTGGCCGATCACCCTCTCAGGTCGGCTACGCATCGTCGCCTTGGTGAGCCGTTACCTCACCAACTAGCTAATGCGCCGCAGGTCCATCTGTAAGTGACAGATTGCTCCGTCTTTCCCGATTCCCTCATGCGAAGAAATCGCTTATCCGGTATTAGCATCCGTTTCCGAATGTTATCCCGGTCTTACAGGCAGGTTACCTACGTGTTACTCACCCGTCCGCCGCTAAGCTTCAGAGGTGCAAGCACCTCTTCCGCTCCGCTCGACTTGCATGTATTAGGCACGCCGCCAGCGTTCGTCCTGAGCCAGGATCAAACTCTCCATAAAAGTTTGACTTGCTCATTTCTCACTTTATCGCTTGTCCATCAATCCGTTAGAATTAATGGGGCAGTTTCGCTCGTTGTTCAGTTTTCAAAGAACAATTTGTTTCTTTCGTTACCGCCGCGTTTCTCAGCGGCGACTTTTATAATATATCACATTCGCCCACATCTTTGCAAGTACTTTTTTTATCTTTCGACATTTTTTTAAAAACCTCGATTTTGAACCTTTCGTTCAGCCTCTCGTTTCAAAGTCACTTTCAGAAGCGGCGAGAAGTAATATACCATGGGCTGATCTATATAGTCAACTCTTTTCGCAAAAAAATTCAAAACCTAAAAAACCGCTCTATTACAGAAAAAAGCAGGCATTACAGAGCAGATCCGCTCCATATGCCTGCAGTATGTTTTAATTACATAATGTTAGCCGACTGGTAACACAACTCAAGCGCTTCTGCATCCAAAGAAGGGTTTATGATACAGACCTCTTTTATAAAGGAACGTTTCACCAGCTTTTGGAGGATAAGCGGCAGATCCGCATCGATATGAAGGAGAGCTTCATGCGCATATAGCTCTTGCAGCGACCACGGCTCATTTTTGCTTGCCAATATATCGAGCAGCAGTGCACAACATGATTTCATTTTATTCATCACCGAAAATTCGCAGGCCAGCATAACCAGTTCCACTCTAAGCTGCAACGACTCCGGACTTGCGGTGAGCTCTTCATACAACTTGTAGATGCCGGGATGCACCCTGCGCAATTGAACCCATAACGCATCGTCCGCTGTTAATCCCTCTTCAATCAGTATAAGATGCGCCCAATGAT encodes the following:
- a CDS encoding phosphoglycerate mutase family protein, with product MEIIFIRHGHGELLNDYPNRLNTIHPGLTEYGKIQVTRLRDQLSSDDLVLVSPTKRTIETAIMLKDDLNFIVTPLVGPRMFPQNPELPGLLCDNIYSKTELANFYKNLETLELELDCWSEGINRIEQSLFEEYAKKLLDWIGDKYKKVFIISHDGTITNYRILLGEKGLTREDFLGEAGVYKLTTNNKHN
- a CDS encoding Rrf2 family transcriptional regulator — encoded protein: MQYSIGVEYALHCLVYLIDIPPDAAIGIKELSTFQGISETYLSKVFGKLTKAGIVSSVPGVKGGYKLAKPPADISFWDVVEAVEGVAPIFQCKNIKNNSCLCQDEQFAATTRATPCVINLAMLEAEESMRNTLRSKSLNWLNEELNRVLPPKARQETREFFAGGN
- a CDS encoding carboxymuconolactone decarboxylase family protein, giving the protein METRFNYVEASPGALQTMLKLEGFIQTSGLDAKLNELIKIRASQINGCAFCINMHTQAAREMGETEQRIYLLNAWREAPFYSDKERAVLELTEAVTRISEQGVPQELYERVRAHVDEAEYMAIIMAINTINAWNRIAISTGMFPGQK